One Besnoitia besnoiti strain Bb-Ger1 chromosome VIII, whole genome shotgun sequence DNA segment encodes these proteins:
- a CDS encoding carrier superfamily protein (encoded by transcript BESB_081900), producing the protein MVDVQHPLSACQAELGIFSKAREESFAENAGAPRLQDPFEGERDSVEKEIESDGEVERNSENGTQSFASSSYEGGALRSEPHEESEKIVCQGSMEPRRGLIWDALAGVEVLSGAEAALSLPSPSFVFASSSPSLARGPSNSIPLAPSSAAVSLRSSSSRGGEALAASSRLVPSPSSSPLAVSPSSEPTRGAAESLPSPAAPHTVSPVSLRAFPRPHAASWHSPCSPFSSLSSLSPVSAVCAGARNVLRCAAPEKEQGEAKEPLLLRWFKSDAGLHLTRAASRTCTAPLDRIKVVLQLQRGEHLTVSQAVHRILTHESYGAVSQAQARRRAGWRGFFRGNLTNCVKVVPESAIKFYVYDFIKQKLLHFKQARAQDVQDAARVVAAVAQQASEEESRRHASGSDASDAEAEETGARSGEDPFKRFRRRAPVAAAPSACASSSSSSSSSSSSSFSSSSSRSTEAAQAAAAHASSEGGGACAAHTSLSFCDKMLCGSLAGFVAQFSVYPMEVVKTRLAAYSPTCRYDGIVDCLVTTFQQGGLRRLYRGLGPSLLGIIPYAGIDLALFDTFKTLYVNRVMLPEFEREEQKRVERARRLLAARVGDAVASAAGDGGRAANALPERGRRPAALALPATAPAAGPHSPPLVSPDQAAGSAAAEETPAEASRTSGLLVNVASPSEREQLADPCALAATREAFRAAATPSVLVLLLCGSLSSLCGQVAAYPTALVRTRVQVDGSNGAAAKYRNSWEAARCALQDGGVRGLYRGLGANLLKAVPAVSISWLFYEKSKEAIRWGVAAYETRD; encoded by the exons ATGGTGGATGTGCAGCatccgctctctgcgtgtcaGGCGGAGCTGGGAATCTTCTCTAAGGCTCGAGAAGAGAGCTTTGCAGAGaacgctggcgcgccgcggctgcaggacCCGttcgagggagagagagacagtgtGGAGAAAGAGAtagagagcgacggcgaagtaGAAAGGAACAGTGAGAACGGCACGCAGAGCtttgcgtcgtcgtcgtatGAAGGCGGCGCTTTGCGAAGCGAGCCgcacgaggagagcgaaaaaaTCGTGTGCCAGGGCTCCATGGAGCCACGCAGAGGCTTGATCTGGGACGCCTTGGCGGGCGTGGAGGTGCTGTCAGGAGCGGaggccgctctctctctcccttcgccgtcttttgtcttcgcttcctcgtcgccttctctaGCTCGAGGCCCCTCTAACTCGATTCCACTggcgccgtcttccgcggctgtctcgctgcgcagctcttcgtcgcgaggaggggaagccctcgcggcttcgtcgcgtctcgttccttctccgtcgtcgtctcctctcgcagtctctccctcctctgaGCCCACGCGAGGGGCTGCGGAGTCGCTTCCGTCTCCTGCGGCTCCGCACACTGTCTCTCCGGTGTCGCTTCGGGCCTTTCCGCGGCCGCACGCCGCGTCATGGCACAGTCCCTGttcgccgttttcttctctctcttctctctctcccgtctctgcggtctgtgcaggcgcgcggaatGTGttgcgctgcgcagcgccagagAAAGAACagggcgaagcgaaggagcCTCTTCTACTCCGCTGGTTCAAGTCGGATGCGGGCCTGCATCTCACGA GGGCAGCGTCGCGCACTTGCACGGCGCCTCTGGATCGGATCAAAGtggtgctgcagctgcagcgcggcgagcactTGACGGTGAGTCAGGCGGTTCACCGCATCCTCACGCACGAGAGCTACGGTGCTGTCTCGCAGGCtcaggcgcgcagacgcgctggCTGGCGGGGATTCTTCCGCGGCAACCTGACGAACTGCGTCAAGGTGGTGCCGGAGAGCGCGATCAAGTTCTACGTCTACGACTTCATCAAACAGAAACTTCTCCACTtcaagcaggcgcgcgcccagGACGtgcaggacgccgcgcgcgtcgtcgccgccgtcgcgcagcaggcgagcgaggaagagagcCGACGCcacgcgagcggcagcgacgcgtcagacgcagaggcggaggagacaggggcgCGGAGCGGCGAAGACCCCTTCAAGCGCTTCAGGCGCCGTGCGCCcgtggccgccgcgccttcagcCTGCGCATCCTCCTcatcttcctcgtcctcttcctcttcctcttctttctcctcttcttcttctcgctccaCGGAGGCTGCTcaggcagccgctgcgcacgcctcctctgagggagggggggcgtgcgcggctcACACGTCGCTGTCGTTTTGCGACAAGATGTTgtgcggcagcctcgcgggATTCGTTGCGCAGTTTAGCGTCTACCCGATGGAGGTCGTGAAGACGCGGCTGGCAGCCTATTCGCCGACGTGTCGCTACGACGGCATTGTCGACTGTCTGGTGACGACCTTCCAGCAgggcgggctgcggcggctctACCGCGGCCTGGGGCCTTCGCTCCTCGGCATCATCCCGTACGCGGGCATCGATCTCGCGCTCTTTGACACCTTCAAAACGCTTTACGTGAACCGCGTGATGCTGCCAGAGTTTGAGCGCGAAGAGCAAAAGCGAGTCGaacgggcgcggcgcctcctcgccgcgcgcgtcggggACGCCgtggcctcggcggcgggggacgGGGGGCGCGCGGCCAACGCCCTGCcggagagaggccgcagacccgcggcgctcgctctccccgcgaccgcgcctgccgccggaCCCCACTCCCCGCCGCTTGTCTCGCCTGACCAAGCGGCGGggagtgcggcggcggaggagacgcccgccgaggcctcgcgcacgAGCGGGCTGCTGGTGAacgtcgcgtcgccctcggagcgcgagcagctggcggatccctgcgcgctggcggcgactcgcgaggctttccgcgcggcggcgacgccgagcgtgctggtgctgctgctctgcggctcgctcaGCTCGCTCTGCGGGCAAGTTGCGGCGTACCCGACTGCGCTAGTGCGCACCCGGGTGCAGGTCGACGGCAGcaacggcgccgccgccaagtATCGCAACAGctgggaggcggcgcgctgtgCGCTGCAGGAtggaggcgtccgcgggctCTACCGCGGCCTGGGCGCCAACCTGCTGAAGGCTGTCCCCGCCGTCAGCATCAGTTGGCTCTTCTACGAGAAGTCCAAGGAGGCGATCCGCTGGGGGGTCGCCGCCTACGAGACTCGCGATTGA
- a CDS encoding hypothetical protein (encoded by transcript BESB_081910) — MALRLSTPLFIADRVRTSWTYKHPRYSGGVRFSVPRFMVTKRTFLSTKFRRPASVTKWGNPQHTLPSKLAEQPADSAAGPARSQGAKGGEAAEKLQGASEKAHAPKFCDMLYLHQEDQKRKIRPHANFFFR, encoded by the exons ATGGCGCTCCGACTCTCGACTCCGCTGTTCATAGCAGATCGCGTGCGAACTAGCTGGACTTACAA GCATCCGCGCtacagcggcggcgtgcggtTCTCCGTGCCGCGATTCATGGTCACGAAGCGGACGTTTTTGTCGACAAAGTTCCGCCGGCCTGCTTCCGTCACCAAATGGGGCAATCCGCAGCACACGCTGCCCTCGAAGCTTGCGGAGCAGCCGGCcgacagcgccgcaggccctgcGCGCAGTCAAGGCGCAaagggaggcgaagcggcggagaagctTCAGGGCGCCTCAGagaaggcgcatgcgcccaaATTCTGCGACATGCTGTATCTCCACCAAGAAGACCAGAAACGCAAGATTCGCCCGCACGCGAATTTCTTCTTTCGGTGA
- a CDS encoding hypothetical protein (encoded by transcript BESB_081920), whose protein sequence is MVKTRDLHRFARGCSRRIFAFSCLLAAVSCIPSVLAQQGKGEAGLVPQVFQECTAEEDAAVVFQAEDVTKLFKCPNGWELDPSDKKVHQEGSESPRELGDVFSGAKLENSGSGYKLTLPAGSDREKTTWYYTCKASSGTSSGADDTQDTTDQNGQLNNDGSSAAPAPPSKPEEESDGVSRPGPPEEAISPNAVGSEKDPAAPNLESEPESVHPSTPSTPSPSVPGVSVDPGEQDGVRKEQDVEGNKNIRPSRVPDNDLQTQDHAVGEPDPTEKQDVPLAPKASSAVAAMSSARSRSHRGARQEKRTSCRITVEVVASTLVECKTGETKTANVSAAGDRVAFKCAAGLSLKPEKLDQVYDDKDGNCASQVALTTLVKGSLFSLADKPEAPAKNTSYVLRVDELPAEQQAICYKCVDNSTGAKTDDDSKDPLKECLLKIAVSSAVFSVSGLATASVYYILGGVLAGILFIN, encoded by the coding sequence ATGGTGAAGACACGAGACCTCCACAGATTTGCtcggggctgcagccgccggattttcgccttctcttgcCTTCTCGCTGCAGTTTCTTGCATTCCGTCCGTGCTTGCTCAGCAGGGGAAGGGAGAGGCAGGTCTAGTCCCGCAGGTTTTTCAAGAGTGCACCGCCGAGGAAGATGCAGCTGTGGTGTTTCAGGCGGAGGACGTCACCAAACTGTTCAAGTGTCCCAACGGATGGGAGTTGGATCCCAGCGATAAGAAGGTTCACCAGGAGGGCAGCGAGTCTCCACGGGAATTGGGGGACGTCTTCTCGGGAGCGAAACTGGAGAATTCGGGAAGTGGGTACAAGCTGACGCTCCCTGCtggcagcgaccgcgagaaGACGACTTGGTACTACACCTGCAAAGCTTCATCTGGGACTTCCAGCGGCGCAGATGACACGCAAGACACAACCGACCAGAACGGGCAGCTGAACAACGATGGATCGTCTGCTGCTCCAGCTCCGCCCTCCAAGCCTGAGGAGGAATCTGACGGCGTGAGCCGTCCTGGACCGCCAGAGGAGGCCATCTCACCGAACGCGGTAGGAAGCGAAAAAGACCCGGCCGCTCCCAATTTGGAGTCGGAGCCTGAATCGGTTCACCCGAGTACCCCTTCTactccttcgccttcagTTCCTGGTGTCAGTGTCGACCCTGGCGAGCAAGACGGAGTGCGAAAAGAACAAGATGTAGAAGGTAACAAGAATATCCGCCCCAGTCGCGTTCCTGACAACGatctgcagacgcaggaCCATGCCGTCGGTGAGCCTGACCCTACAGAGAAGCAAGATGTCCCCCTAGCCCCCAAGGCCAGCTCCGCAGTTGCAGCTATGAGCAGCgcccgctctcgctcgcATCGCGGAGCCCGTCAGGAGAAGCGGACATCCTGCCGAATAACGGTTGAAGTCGTCGCCTCTACCCTCGTTGAATGCAAAACAGGTGAAACCAAGACTGCCAACGTCTCAGCCGCTGGCGACCGAGTGGCCTTCAAGTGTGCAGCGGGGCTGTCGCTGAAGCCTGAGAAACTGGATCAGGTTTATGACGACAAGGACGGAAACTGCGCGTCGCAGGTCGCTCTCACAACTCTTGTGAAGGGGTCGCTGTTCAGTCTGGCTGACAAGCCTGAGGCCCCAGCCAAGAATACCTCGTATGTACTGCGAGTGGATGAGCTGCCTGCAGAGCAGCAGGCCATCTGCTACAAGTGTGTCGACAACTCGACGGGTGCGAAAACCGATGACGACTCAAAAGATCCTTTGAAAGAGTGTCTGCTCAAGATTGCTGTCTCGTCAGCGGTATTTTCAGTTTCAGGTTTAGCTACCGCCTCCGTGTACTACATTCTCGGGGGTGTGCTGGCGGGTATTCTCTTTATCAATTGA
- a CDS encoding hypothetical protein (encoded by transcript BESB_081930): MRETTSLFRCARALRAGAFSVLCFCALPALATQALGVSREAQPAKQCTADDDATVVFQPADTEKLFKCPAGWTLEPTKTEYAYQDNDSQVKLSEIIEGANLQALADHYKLTLPAGGDRDNKAWYYTCKHSVDSSEPPANDSDADHEKHESDSSSTTPSISVPQENELGNGRDDSALQSGLNGGNGGSSSGSSDGSGGRGENETSPEGSLASSGVTGLDGHGKPGPQAEGDTENRSPTQHPAADPEAQKQHADAPPSDSEESKNKLQPEVKSFIRAVGRAASPGHHGANQEKRTSCRITVEVVASTLVECKTGETKTANVSAAGDRVAFKCAAGLSLKPEKLDQVYDDKDGNCASQVALTTLVKGSLFSLADKPEAPAKNTSYVLRVDELPAEQQALCYKCVAASKDGGNDARSEEAAQECRVKIAVSSSALSPSVLSAVSLSALGFGALAGGLFC; encoded by the coding sequence ATGCGCGAGACAACGAGTCTCTTCAGATGTGCCCGGGCTCTGAGGGctggcgccttctctgttCTCTGCTTCTGTGCGCTTCCTGCTCTCGCAACTCAGGCGCTGGGAGTGTCACGTGAGGCTCAGCCGGCCAAACAATGCACCGCCGATGACGACGCGACGGTTGTTTTCCAGCCCGCCGATACCGAGAAGCTGTTTAAGTGCCCGGCGGGATGGACGCTGGAACCCACGAAGACCGAGTACGCGTACCAGGACAATGATTCCCAAGTGAAGCTGAGTGAAATTATCGAAGGGGCGAACCTTCAAGCGTTAGCTGACCACTACAAGTTGAcgctgcctgcaggcggTGACCGCGATAATAAGGCTTGGTACTACACCTGCAAGCATTCAGTTGATagcagcgagccgcccgcCAACGACTCCGATGCCGACCATGAAAAACATGAATCTGATAGCTCTTCCACAACCCCCTCCATTTCAGTCCCCCAGGAAAACGAACTTGGAAATGGCCGTGACGACTCCGCACTCCAGTCGGGCCTTAATGGCGGAAATGGTGGCAGCAGTTCTGGTTCGAGTGACGGaagtggcggccgcggagaaaacgaaaccTCTCCAGAGGGCTCACTGGCCTCCTCCGGCGTGACTGGCCTGGATGGCCATGGTAAACCAGGACCTCAAGCCGAGGGCGATACGGAGAACCGCAGTCCCACACAGCATCCTGCGGCCGATCCAGAGGCTCAAAAGCAACACGCTGACGCCCCGCCTTCCGATAGCGAAGAAAGTAAGAACAAGCTTCAACCTGAAGTGAAGTCTTTCATTCGTGCCGTCGGAAGAGCCGCATCTCCTGGTCACCACGGAGCCAATCAGGAGAAGCGGACATCCTGCCGAATAACGGTTGAAGTCGTCGCCTCTACCCTCGTTGAATGCAAAACAGGTGAAACCAAGACTGCCAACGTCTCAGCCGCTGGCGACCGAGTGGCCTTCAAGTGTGCAGCGGGGCTGTCGCTGAAGCCTGAGAAACTGGATCAGGTTTATGACGACAAGGACGGAAACTGCGCGTCGCAGGTCGCTCTCACAACTCTTGTGAAGGGGTCGCTGTTCAGTCTGGCTGACAAGCCTGAGGCCCCAGCCAAGAATACCTCGTATGTACTGCGAGTGGATGAGCTGCCTGCAGAGCAGCAGGCCCTCTGCTACAAATGCGTTGCCGCCTCGAAGGATGGAGGAAATGATGCACGAtcggaggaggccgcgcaggagtGCCGGGTGAAGATCGCTGTGTCCTCATCCGCTTTGTCGCCATCGGTTTTATCtgctgtctcgctctctgctctTGGTTTTGGGGCGCTTGCCGGTGGTCTCTTTTGCTAA
- a CDS encoding hypothetical protein (encoded by transcript BESB_081940), translating to MSKAAEFKALGGCGSRAFSLVCILPLLFYSGFVLTEEAAGGSAAAQEARSCRAEADTTVVFQAEDSERGLKCPDGWKLEPSDKSYAYQEGSDSEKSLDDIFTGRKLNGSKPAFSSTHPAGGNRKKATWYYRCIRENTTTTTTPTTLTPTRLQPHYNYHYNHQNNHHSGTIYHCNCHPKFSRTPRQARMSLKRTLTLATRTAVVAEAEVEAEVESAVLATRPMTTRNYVMRTAKLTYRVRKPEWWEALAVMLNKDKSLADKPEAPAKNTSYVLRVDELPAEQQALCYKCVAASKDGGHDARSEEAAQECRVKIAVSSSALSPSVLSAVSLSALGFVALALGSL from the exons ATGAGTAAGGCAGCGGAGTTCAAAGCTTTGGggggctgcggctctcgcgccttctctcttgtCTGCATTCTTCCACTACTTTTCTACAGTGGCTTTGTGCTCACGGAGGAGGCAGCTGGAGGGTCAGCGGCTGCTCAAGAGGCGCGCTCCTgccgcgcggaagccgaCACGACTGTGGTGTTTCAGGCCGAGGACAGTGAGCGGGGGTTGAAATGCCCAGACGGATGGAAACTGGAACCCAGTGACAAGTCCTATGCGTACCAGGAGGGCAGCGATTCCGAAAAGTCATTGGATGACATCTTCACAGGGAGGAAGCTGAACGGAAGCAAGCCTGCATTCTCCTCGACGCATCCAGCCGGTGGCAaccggaagaaggcgacctGGTACTACAGATGCATTCGAGAAAACACTACCACTACAACTACCCCTACAACTCTCACTCCAACTCGACTGCAACCGCACTACAACTATCACTACAACCACCAAAACAACCACCACTCCGGCACAATCTACCACTGCAATTGTCACCCTAAGTTCAGCCGTACTCCTCGGCAAGCTCGGATGTCACTAAAGAGGACCCTGACGCTAGCGACACGCACAGCGGTggtggcggaggcagaggtgGAGGCAGAGGTGGAATCGGCGGTTCTGGCCACACGACCGATGACGACTCGGAATTACGTGATGAGAACGGCGAAACTAACCTACAGGGTTCGCAAGCCGGAGTGGTGGGAGGCATTGGCGGTCATGCTCAACAAGGACAAGAG TCTGGCTGACAAGCCTGAGGCCCCAGCCAAGAATACCTCGTATGTACTGCGAGTGGATGAGCTGCCTGCAGAGCAGCAGGCCCTCTGCTACAAATGCGTTGCCGCCTCGAAGGATGGAGGACATGATGCACGAtcggaggaggccgcgcaggagtGCCGGGTGAAGATCGCTGTGTCCTCATCCGCTTTGTCGCCATCGGTTTTATCtgctgtctcgctctctgctctTGGTTTCGTGGCACTTGCACTTGGTTCCCTTTAA
- a CDS encoding SAG-related sequence SRS23 (encoded by transcript BESB_081950): MQEAQIASVPRGCSRRVFSFFCFFTALWCFPSCLAKEGPEESAAVQKAHSCTADGDVTLVFQPEDTQKLFECPGGWELEPSGTGSAFQDGDEKRDLGVIFKGAGLQQSGSVYTLSLPAGGNREKTTWYYNCKKSSAESNGLDSPNLDSNGALDTENDEQASDSSSVSSTTTQATITSASQTPQPTSLPDTADTGVTLANASQQIQTSAGDRGEVDTEAVNGPEAPPSLVHVNGSGSRSHRGARQKARTSCRITIEVIASTLLECKAGETKTATVSAAGDRVAFKCAEGLSLRPDASDQVYDDQDEQCSSQVALTSLVNGSLLSLTAKSDPEVKPVSHVLRVNVLPAEQQALCYRCVGSSNAGRGSERTAETAQDCVIKVSVSSAGSALSGVSGTSLCSSAFVLLAVVSFF; the protein is encoded by the coding sequence ATGCAGGAGGCACAAATTGCTTCCGTTCCacggggctgcagccgccgtgTCTTCTcatttttctgttttttcacTGCCCTGTGGTGTTTTCCTTCATGCCTTGCGAAGGAGGGACCTGAAGAGTCAGCCGCGGTCCAAAAGGCCCATTCATGCACCGCCGACGGCGATGTGACGCTGGTGTTTCAGCCCGAGGATACCCAAAAATTGTTCGAGTGTCCAGGGGGCTGGGAGCTGGAACCCAGTGGTACCGGCAGTGCATTCCAGGATGGTGATGAAAAGCGAGACCTGGGTGTCATTTTCAAGGGTGCTGGCCTGCAGCAGTCTGGCAGTGTATACACCTTGAGCCTTCCCGCAGGTGGCAAccgggagaagacgacgtgGTACTACAACTGTAAAAAATCATCAGCCGAGAGCAACGGGTTGGATTCCCCTAATTTGGACTCCAATGGGGCTTTGGACACTGAAAACGATGAGCAGGCAAGTGATTCCTCCTCAGTATCCAGTACAACAACACAGGCCACGATTACGTCCGCTAGTCAAACTCCGCAGCCGACCTCGTTGCCCGATACCGCGGACACAGGCGTGACCTTAGCGAACGCCAGTCAGCAGATCCAAACAtccgccggcgaccgcggtgAAGTTGACACTGAAGCAGTCAATGGGCcagaagcgccgccgtcccTCGTTCACGTCAACGGCTCAGGCTCTCGTTCCCATCGCGGAGCTCGTCAGAAAGCACGGACCTCCTGCAGAATCACGATTGAAGTCATCGCCTCCACTCTCCTTGAGTGCAAGGCAGGCGAAACCAAGACTGCCACCGTctcagccgccggcgaccgaGTGGCCTTCAAGTGTGCAGAGGGGCTGTCGCTGAGGCCTGACGCTTCGGATCAGGTTTATGACGACCAGGACGAGCAGTGTTCGTCGCAGGTTGCTCTAACCAGCCTTGTAAACGGGTCACTGCTGAGTCTGACCGCGAAAAGTGACCCCGAGGTGAAGCCTGTGTCGCACGTTCTGCGAGTGAATGTGTTGCCAGCGGAGCAACAGGCGTTGTGTTATAGGTGTGTTGGCAGCTCGAACGCGGGTAGGGGCAGTGAACGGACGGCTGAGACCGCACAAGACTGCGTGATCAAGGTCTCTGTGTCGTCAGCGGGTTCGGCGCTCTCGGGTGTGTCGGGCACGTCTCTGTGTTCGTCTGCTTTTGTACTGCTTGCCGTCGTCTCTTTTTTCTAA
- a CDS encoding hypothetical protein (encoded by transcript BESB_081960), with translation MDTPVDPTNAPRGRPLLTSLFFSSFALLCFFPGLEADAASTVDLSKPHKCTAEGDVTVVFQADDTQKVLTCPAGWILEPTKDGFAYQGSDAETRLEDIFSGARLDAPQTGTYLLTLPHGSSRRQQSWYYTCRAPTGSDSSAGGSSPDNPPSINGPPSQGSAPSLPGPPMDPEKPGHSDSPLAPPELEEDGGVGDGSGDPSSTPVTPEKIPADKDENADPGRPGLGGNSNGPEGQNHEVKQQPEQLDDRRPHPEAQGHNQDLRQATGSEVRGEGEMQALSLSRSGFPVYRGARREARNTCRITIDVLPSNLIECAAAGATKTAAVSAAGERVAFKCGEGLALKPEELDRVFDDKDGLCASQVALTTLVRGSLSRLPPVSDLQAKPAAYVLRVDELPAEQQALCYKCVGTSTGAKTDEEPKEPLKECLVKIAVSSAASSQSCVADLLSFHPLLVLLALSSVH, from the coding sequence ATGGACACGCCAGTGGATCCCACTAATGCTCCTCGGGGTCGCCCCTTGCTCACATCCCTCTTTTTTTCCAGTTTCGCGCTCCTCTGTTTTTTTCCCGGTTTGGAAGCGGATGCAGCTTCGACGGTCGACCTGTCCAAGCCCCATAAATGCACTGCAGAGGGAGATGTGACGGTCGTTTTCCAGGCAGACGACACGCAGAAGGTGCTGACGTGCCCCGCCGGCTGGATTCTGGAGCCCACCAAGGATGGATTCGCTTACCAAGGGAGCGATGCAGAGACCAGGTTGGAGGACATCTTTAGTGGGGCGAGACTAGACGCACCACAAACCGGAACGTATCTGCTAACTCTGCCACATGGTTCCAGTCGCCGACAGCAGTCATGGTATTATACCTGCAGGGCTCCCACTGGGAGCGACAGCTCTGCTGGTGGTTCTTCCCCGGACAACCCTCCGTCGATAAATGGACCCCCTAGCCAAGGGAGTGCTCCCTCTCTTCCCGGTCCTCCGATGGACCCGGAAAAACCCGGTCATAGCGATTCCCCTCTGGCGCCCCCTGAGTTGGAAGAAGACGGGGGTGTAGGTGACGGTAGCGGTGACCCCAGCTCTACCCCCGTTACACCGGAAAAGATTCCCGCAGATAAAGACGAAAATGCCGACCCAGGGCGACCGGGTCTCGGTGGGAACTCCAACGGCCCTGAGGGACAAAACCACGAGGTTAAGCAACAGCCTGAGCAGCTTGACGATAGGCGGCCCCATCCCGAGGCGCAAGGGCACAACCAAGATCTTCGGCAAGCCACGGGGTCAGAAGTCCGTGGGGAAGGAGAGATGCAGGCCTTATCACTCAGCAGGTCAGGCTTTCCCGTTTATCGGGGCGCTCGTCGGGAAGCACGGAACACCTGCAGAATCACGATCGACGTCCTGCCATCTAACCTCATTgagtgcgccgccgcaggcgcgacaaAGACTGCCGCCGTCtcagccgcgggcgagcgagtGGCCTTCAAGTGTGGAGAGGGCCTGGCTCTGAAGCCGGAGGAGTTGGATCGGGTTTTCGACGACAAGGACGGGCTGTGCGCGTCGCAGGTTGCTCTGACCACACTTGTTCGTGGATCGCTGTCTAGACTGCCCCCCGTGAGCGATCTCCAAGCCAAGCCCGCTGCGTACGTTTTGCGAGTGGACGAGTTGCCAGCCGAGCAACAGGCGCTCTGCTACAAGTGTGTCGGCACGTCGACAGGGGCGAAGACTGATGAAGAGCCAAAGGAACCTTTGAAAGAGTGTCTGGTCAAGATCGCTGTCTCCTCAGCCGCTTCATCGCAATCGTGTGTGGCTGACTTGCTCTCTTTCCATCCTCTGCTTGTACTGCTCGCTCTCAGTTCCGTTCACTAA